Within Pygocentrus nattereri isolate fPygNat1 chromosome 17, fPygNat1.pri, whole genome shotgun sequence, the genomic segment ATTACatggattttaggtatttcaccctctgcagtgcagaatagattcagggaatctggagaaatcttgGTGTATAAAGGAAAAGGCTGAAAAACACACTGGAATGCTCATGACCTTCGACCCCTAAGACAGCAGTGCATTCAAGccagcatgcttctgtgatggagatcaccacatgggctcaggaatttGACAAACTGTTGTTGGTAAGCAGTGTCCATCTCTGAACCCACAAATGCAGGTTAAGACAGAACTCTGCACAGCAGAAGTCACATTCCAACAATGccagaaacgctgctgacttctctgggctcaagatAATCTGAAACAGACGGAAGCTCAGTGGAAacgtgtattgtggtctgaagAATCCACCTTTCAGAATGGAAATGGACGTTGTATTCTCCAGAAAAAGACCATCGAGATTGTTACCAACATAAAGTTCTaaatccagcatctgtcatggtGTTGGGGGGCTATTAGTGGGTAACCTGCAAATCTGTGAAAGTTCTATTAGCACAGAACACACTCTAAAGCACCATATGCAGCCTTTTAGTcactgtctttttcagggatgtccttgTTCATTTCAACCTAAAGATGAATATGCATGGCTGCATATTCAGAGAGTGCAGAagctagactgacctgcctgtgGTCCAGAACTgcctcccactgaaaatgtgttttttaaactcCTGTATGGTTGCACAGCTAAAGACTTATATAACAGAAGAATTTCAAAAAGTTCTGCCTacaaaactggatcagtttgtgtcttGGGTGtgaaaggaaagatgatgtaacacagtgtaaacatgctcctgtgaCTTCTTCtgaatgtgttgtaggcatcaaatttggaatgagcgtatatttataaaaaaaatagtagTTCATaagataaaatatcaaatactgTGTTTTTATAAATTAATGTAATACAGATCAAatagaatttactaatcacagCCCCCTTTTCATTAGCATTTTATCATGAGTATGAAGaacttttttaaagtgtaaagacATAATCTAAAAGTTCTAGAAAGAACCTTTAAACCCTTTGGCTTTTGTAAAAGTTTTTCACATTCACAAATCTGACCtggttctttagggagccaaaagtggttcttctatgttATCACTCCATGTCACCTTTATTTAACAGTGTATCTGGACTACAGTGCAATCTGGCTggagttataataataataaagatattATAGAAAGCTATAGAAGTATTTAGTGGACGTTTGGACCTGCCAGTCAGGGTTAATCCATCTATACTCTGTCTGATATGCAGTATATGGTGGTGAGCTGTAATGAGAGTGCAGTTAGTCTGAGCTGCAGTTTAGTCTTTTGGATTTAAAGTCTGAAAAAGGATATTTTCAGCTCACACTATCCTGCTGACTGCATGTTATATTTAAGCAATGGAACACTCGAGGAGCGTGTTTCATGAAATAAGAtcggctgtgatttggtggccgtagatcatcacaaccgtgatgttattggtgataacacactcctcgagtgttctactgctttaatacaacaattaaataaatagagtaagaaatgaataaactgggctgtgaatgcggcgtttaatatgttttaatgttcagttccttcctccaaattatagttccttaacgagcagcttgttgttACGTCAGAGTagcgagctccgcccactcgctgcacagccggcagttcgttctccagctcctcacagaccaactgacggtttgggaatttagtgtcgtctcttCTTCAGAGtttgaccaaatcggctgtcggtcaaatctgatcttaacagtgtctgttttctgtttgtggaaaagtaagaagtaaaaacgttcagctgtcagagtcgttgcttagcaacggcgtctcagcggacTGATAgagtgaaaaacctgtgatgttatggtgaaataacagcagttagaacGCAGCTCAACCAGTCATCCCGTGttgctggaactaactgttgtataatcaATAATATCACTCAGTGAGTTTGGAAACTAAAGCCCAGTCTGAAATTCTCAGCTGTTCTCGAGCATATCTATGATGCAGGGATTAGACACATTGTCCATCTACTCACTTTAGTTTGTGGTGAATCATCTATTCTTGTGTTTTAAAGGGAAGAGAGTCTGAAGCACTGGGAGGTGAACTGGCTGAGCCGGTGAGGAGGATATTATATATTGAGTATTGAATATTGACCCAGGACTGTCCTCTAATCCCTAAATCCACCTGCTAACTGGTTCCTGTTCCCATACCCACCTGAACTCAGAGCCCaaagcccagtattacagtTTGGACCAGAGGTTCTCACCCAGTTCTCAGGGCTCACCAGATGGTCCACATtgttctttatctctctgtgttgtgaGTTGTATGGTATGGACCGTCTGAGGGGCTCTGAGGACAGCGCTGGGAGCCGCTGGTGAGGCTATGTCTTGATTAGAAACTGTTTACTGGAGCTTTATCAGGAGTGCACAACAACATTCTGAACCAAGGGAACAATTTTAATCATATAGAATCTTCTTCAAGAAGAGCTCTCTAAACTTCATGTTGGCCAGACTGAacgtgggcaatatggcaaaagtaGATCTTCACAGTATTTCTTTACATCACAATAGGTTTGAGGTTGGAGGTGAGGGCTAGTTGAGTGAGActgagttgtgcacccctggtatAGACTGAGTGTGTTCCTGCTGACCTGCTGACccctcaaacacacaaagacaaagTATATGTCATTTTGCACTCTGCAGTCCTCAGTTACTCTTATATTACCATTATTATAACCcttattattacagttattattaATTAGTGTAATCAGTTCAGTTCTGACTCCTGGTGACCATATggacagtgtttctccagaatgtcctgtcttctgtttgggtcttcacGCTTCCGAAAGGCTGGTTAATAATACCTCTGACTGTGTCCATCCATCTTGTTGCTGGTTGTCTTCTTTTACCTTCAGCGGTTCAGTCTTTTCTCAGTACTTCTTACCAGTTACTGATTCCTCAGATCAGAACTCAGTGttaccaaacaaacaaacaaataaataaataaaatggtacaTTTAACCATGCTGAACATAGTGAAGAGTTCTGCAGACTGTGTTAAAGTAAGGATGAGCATTTGGATCTGAATTGCCTACTAAATATTTTAGATGAAATGAATTCTGTAAAAACAGGCCTGTTGAAACTGTAAACGCTGTTCCCTGACGCTTCATTCCTTCCTCCCATAATAAGCCCCAGCCTATCATTTCCACTCGGCTGCCAGTTATTCCCAAACTCTGCTTCATTTCAGAAAGAAATGTAAGAACATTTTGATCTTCTTTTACCTGCACTgcaatgtttttctctttttttacagACACGGAGAAGACATGATAGTGACCCCTTTCGCACAGGTCAGTAAAACCTTGCAGATCATTGTGCTTCTTCAGTACTAATGCACATTTATAGGGTCTTGTATCTGTGTGTGATCTGATGAATTCAAGTCCCGCATACTGCTGCAGGTACTGTAATTCCTCATTAGAGCTGTGTAACCTGGGGTTACATTCAAGGTAAAAATAAGATCTTACATTTACTGTAATGCCAGACATCTGCTTCCCCTCTTTAAGGTCCTGGCCAGTTTGAGGACAGTCCGGAATAACTTTGCCATTCTGACCTACCAGCAAGATCGCGTGCCTGGCAAGTAAGCGGAAATACTGTGTATCACAAGATCAGAATAAGAACAACTTTAATTCAAATGCCtgtaaaaaaaagcacaaatgtTCATGACAATTCATAACAGATAATATTGTCCTTTACAGGAGATCCTCTGGAAACCCGTCCATGTGCAAAACGAGTCTACCAGGTCAGTCAGAATCCCTCGGACACTGAGCTCTTTAAAACAGGGAATCCCGCAGGAGTGATTTTACTATAGTGTTATGCAAGTGTGATGGTGAGTTTCACTGACCGGAGTGGCCTGACAGAGAgatgtgtgttgtgtagagGAGCCGGTGCAGCAGCTGGCGGTGGAGACGCTGGAGGAGCTGGACTGGTGTCTGGAGCAGCTGGAGACCCTAAAAACTCGAAACTCTGTCAGTCAGATGGCATCAAACAAGGTACAGAAACTTCAGCCAACAGAATTCGGGAAATGGATCAGAGTGTATTTGATGGTCTATGTGGGTTTGGAAGGGTTTAACACTGTATTCCCTTACAGTTTTCTGATTACCTGTTTAAACCACCTATGACCTGATCTAAAGGATTACTATAGTAATGCAATCTCAGCACTATGTGGTACTTTTAGATCTTGTTAAAgtcagaataaaaaaacaattccaACTTCCAGAGTTGGTTCTAACCGCTGCCTCATTAATTCTAAGACCTCcccttgactgtgattggtcgtAATCTACGAGActtccccctgactgtgattggtcctaatcgcTGAGATTtctccctgactgtgattggtcctattCACCATATCATTTGTTCTGaaacctcctcctgactgtgaatGGTCCTAATcgctgagacctccccctgactgtgattggtcctcaTTGCAGAGActtccccctgactgtgattggtcctaatatGCAAGACTTCCCCCTGACTGATTGGTCCTATTCACCAcatcatttgttctgagacctccccctgactgtgattggtcctattCACCAcatcatttgttctgagacctccccctgactgtgattggtcctattCACCACACcctttgttctgagacctccccctgactgtgattggtccaatTCACCACATAATTTGTTCTGAGCCtcttcctgactgtgattggtcttaaTTGCTGATtatgattggtcctaatcaccacttTGTTAGTTCTGAGACCGACCTCCccctcactgtgattggttctcatcaccacctTGTTTgctctgagacctcctcctgactgtgattggtcctaatcaccaccttATAGCTCATTGATCTTGTACAGTGTCAAGGTTGTGATAATATTTGCGGTCTCAGTGCAGGACTGTCATACTGTCTCTTCACTGACAGCAGCTACAGCAGACTCAGAGTTCCTCCTCTCCTCAGTTTAGTCAGTGTCGCTACAGCAAAAGCCCAGCTGTCAGCTGTAGAGAGCTTGCAGTGTATGTGATAATCTGTCTctatcagtgtgtgtgagctggTTCAGGTTTCAGGTTCATACCTCCAGGCACTGTAGATAAACTCGCAGTATCACACCTGCATTACAGACTtctatgtgtttatttgcactAATGAAGCAGCACCGCACTGATGCACCCTCTCTTACACGGATTCACTGCTCTTGCCctgccagccaatcagacagCTCTGTTCAGCTccacttctttttttccctgagtgtttctgattggctgtgagGAGGAGCGCGTGGTGTGTGTTTACACacgagtacagagagagaggagcgtgCGAGAAGGCAtagctgcagagagagagagaagcattgAGAGTGAAGTCTGTATATGAACTGAAGAGCAGAGTGtagtgtgtctatgtgtgtgttagTATAGTGTCTGTTTCGCGATGCCGGACAGCAGGACGAGAAGGAGTATTGAGgtaagaaacacacacacacacacacacaaacacagttttagAGATGGTTTATCAGTATCAGcctgatatcagcagaaataAGAATGAATAAGATCCACTGCTGTAACAGATCCTCAGACTGAGTGATGTGATGCTGTTAGCTGTGTAGTTTGTCCTGTGGGGTTAAAAGAGTGCCAGTAGTTTCAGCATCACAGACTACCTTCACATGATCAGTGTAAGTGaggtgctgtaaatatgtatatatatttaaatatgtatatattttccCCTATAAGTATGTTTCATGTCTGTCTGTGCTGTCTAGTATGTCTATGTGCATTTGCCTTTATGTCAAATTTATGTTATAATTATGAGAATAATGAGTTGGAGAAGGGCGATCTTGTTTGATCAAGTTCACTTTAGCCTTGACTTTGAAATACATAAttcaaaaatcaaataaaattaaaattaaaaatacttttttaaaagattttaaagaaatattgaAAAGGCATCACTATCAACTGATTCTGGATGTTTTGGTATCAGTATTGGAATAACAGTGATGTTTgttgtataaatgtgtgtgtgtgtgtgtgtgtgtgtgtgtgtgtgtgtgtgtgtgtgtgtgtgtgtgtgtgtgtgtgtgtgtgtgtgtgagtgagtgagtgtgtgtgtgtgtgtgtgtggttgagaGTCCTTGAGTGTGATTATGTAACTCATTCACTCTTCCTCACATCTCTGAGAGGAGCTCAGACTGTATTCACTGCATATTTCTTTCAGAACAGAGTATCTCACCAGCTTGATTATTCAATTATTTGTTAAATGAATGTCTCGCTCTCTTTAGTATCTACACTGTAATGAGACACATCTGAGTAACACGCTGTCTAAGCAGTGGAAATATAATCAGGAGTCACGCTTACATTCATTATTACATTGTAAGGGTGCGCATTGTAATGATTTTACCATAATCTTGATAAATGACACtgcaatatgcttttctgagcatattgtaaataaaatcagtacttaaagaacaccaGCTGCATGTTTTGCTACAAAGAGAGAGCAGTTTCTCCAGTTTCTCCAGTTTGGCTGGATTTAGTAAAGGGAAAATGTGGCATTACAGggtttttgtctgttccaatttATCAAAGCTCAGAAAAACCCAATATCATAATTtatatcatccatccatccatcttctaagccgcttatccttgtgctggagcctatcccagtgttCAGTGGGTGAAAGGCAAGAAACACCCTGGACTGGTCGccggtccatcacagggcagacagacatgaTTTATATGATGATTTGTGTAAATGTCTACATGTACCATGTCATTATATCTGCCTAATCGCCCACACCTACTATATTTACATACAGAGGATATGGCAGATAGTCtaagtttaaccccttaaaatctcaggatTATCACATACTTACACTTATTATTAGTAACTACACAGACTACAATACAAAGTGGCTGAGTTGTTTTTAGGTTCTAGAAGTGTGTTGTAAACTTTAGACCAGCTggtgggtcctgaccatttaaggggttaatcctGTCCCTGAGTTTAAGGTAGATTTGGGAGTCTTGCTAAAGGACTCTTACCGGTATATTGTAGTGATTCTGCCCATGCAGGGATATCAAGATGTCAAGATACCCACAGGCAACATCTGTTTTGAGTGTAGTATTGTGTTTTTCAGTATAAACGGTGTTTTTTTGATAgagtttgtgtatttttatttgtctgtCCCACAGTTTAAAAGGATGCTGAGCCGTGAGCTCACCCAGCTGTCTGAAACGAGCCGGTCAGGAAACCAGGTGTCCGAGTACATTTCCAGCACATTCCTCGGTACGATTCGCTCGACACTAATTTACATAGGTTTATAGACTGAGGTCTTACAACAGTGTCCTCCAGTCTTTTGGCGGTCTTGTCTTTTGGGTCATGTTATTGGAGGATGGTGTAAACCTGACAACCTGGATAGGAGTTCTGTTCTTTTGCTTTTCCTTTAATAATGAATTTGATAAATAAAGTGATAAGTAATGTACCCTCATTATGCATCCCTCAGAGGTGGTAACGATGGAGTTCAGTAGAGGCAAGAAGCCAAAAGATGATGACGTTGGAAGAGAGCTGAGTCAATGTGGTGAATGAGCTCCCCACAATATGTCAGTAGTGACAGAAACCTTTCAAAAGCAAATTGTTCTAAGAGCTAGTCTTACATCATTCTGAGAGTGGCTGACAATAGCCTAATAAATTCACTATGGTTCAGACCACTGGAAATACACAGCAGGTCCCCTTGGCGCTAACACCATCCTGAGAGCCCTTACACTCTGGGTCATGGCTTCTGAGAATTTAACAGCATGCCATATGGAGTTTGCGATAGATCTGGCCATATTTAAAAGGCTTTTGGATCAAGGCCTGCATTATTTCCATTAATGACCTATAGGTACACACAGCTGATTTCCTTGATGCCTTGAGAAATTTGGCAAGTACACCCTCGTACTTGCCAGGGCATGCCAAGGAACTCCTCAGTGATCAGGAACTGGACATCCAAAAAACCAAGACAACCCCCAGTGCCCTAAGAATACAGGCTGTTTCACTCCACAGAGTCACTGTCCTGCATCAAAGTAGTTTATCAGCTGGTCAGGAGCACCACACCACTGCCAGCATTCAACAAAGTTGGATCTATGACTATGGAACAAAGTGCATGGAACTACAATCTGCACTGCTACAAGGGAACCTTACAGCAGAGGTCCCCAGTTCAAGCAGTTGTGATGTTCCTGATCAAACACACTTACTAAACATGGTTACTACCTACTGAGTGTTAGTAGCTGTGTTTGAGGAAGACATCACAAAACTGTCCTAGACTAATGCCCTTAGCACTGATGATGCCAACGGCATCATCGCAGGGTGCAAGGACTTGTACTGGAAACCCATTGCAGCAGCTCCAGGGAAGCAGCTCCAGAGTGTGCAGTAGCTTCTCAAGTAATGGCATCAGCCCTGAGTAGTGTTTCTTCTTAACTTCCACAGCACTCAGCACCCTCAGCAGCACCCCATCCTTCAGAAAGACTGGGAACTAATCCTTTCATCCAGAGGGTAGTGAGCAATATACCAAAGTAAATGTGTTTCCTCAACATTGGGTGCCTTTGAGTGCTTTTCAGTTGATCCTAAAAAAATCTGTAAGTCTTTTGATTAGGGGTTCTGTTGGATATTGTAATTGTTAAATGAAGTGGGTATTAGCTTTGAGGTCAGCATGTCTGGTCCATACAGCTACTTAAACTGGCAGGCTATATACTAAAAAATGTTAGTGATTTTCTGTGTTGATGCTTTGCTATATAtgattgtttttctgttctgcAGAAAAGCAGCATGACCTGGAGCTCATATCCCCACTGCCCAAAGacaaggagaagaagaagaggccAATGTCCCAGATCAGTGGCGTGAAGAAACCGACGTCCACACATAGCCGCAATGTGTCCATTCCACGCTTCGGGGTTAGCACTGACCAGGAGGAACAACTGGCCAAGGTCAGTCTGACTCTCTCTTCATCCTCAGATCCATGGAATCTTTTAGAACTACACAGGTGCAACTTTTCCCACAGCAGATGAAGGAATATTTGAAGGGAACTGTGTGTCTCTCATCTACAGGAATTAGAGGAGATTCATAAATGGGGTGTAGATATTTTCAAGATATCTGAGTACTCCGGGAACCGGCCACTGACGGTCACAATGTACACTGTTTTCCAGGTAAATGCATGGTATTGTTACTGCAATTGCAATGTCTTATATCACAATGGTGCCAAGTTTCTTATTGTTTTCCTACGTTAAATTGGCCTCTGTAGGAAAGAGACCTGCTGAAGAACTTTAAAATCCCAGCTGACACCTTTATTACTTTCATGATGGCGCTGGAGGAGAACTACCGTGCTGATGTTGCGTATCACAACAGCATCCATGCAGCCGACGTGGTTCAGTCCACAAACGTCCTGCTGTCAACTCCAGCACTTGAGGTACAAATGAATCATACTTGCTGTTTTTAGTGACGcaatttgaatgatttttgaAGAATGTGAgtatttgaaatgtttattttgctttgttcATTGAGGTAAACCACTGTATGGATTATTGGACCATCATAGAACATTGAGAGCatttttctttagtaaacaatACATGATCTTTCATAATCGACATCATAAACATCAATTTGACTTTGTTGATTAATGAGGTGTGTTTGAACACTAACCACCCTTTCTGTGTGATCTATGAGTCTGAAATTCATAAATCTATTTTTCTAGGCTGTATTCACTGACCTCGAGATCTTGGCTGCACTGTTCGCCAGCGCGATCCATGATGTGGATCATCCTGGAGTATCTAATCAGTTTCTAATCAACACAAGTGAGCAGGCATTTCTAAACTAACAAGTCTTGTAAGTATTTAATATAGGGttcatgtttgttgttttaaattGTGCCTTTCTTCATCCCTCAGATTCAGAGTTGGCTCTGATGTACAATGACTCATCTGTGCTGGAGAACCATCACCTGGCTGTTGGCTTCAAACTCCTGCAGGAAGAAAACTGTGATATTTTCCAGAACCTGAGCAAGAAACAGAGACAGTCGCTGCGTAAAATCGTCATTGACATGGTGAGGGACCTGTATGGCATACAGGTTATAAAGAGATAACACAGGCAAAACCTGTTATTTATGGATTATTTTCTTTTGTCCATCAAAGGTCCTAGCCACAGATATGTCCAAACACATGAACCTGCTGGCAGATCTGAAGACCATGGTAGAAACCAAAAAAGTGACAAGTCTCGGGGTTCTCCTCCTGGACAATTACTCAGATCGTATCCAGGTATCgtttacttgtttgtttatGTCAGGGGTACCTATTCCTGGTCTTGAAGATCAACCACCCAGGGCCAACACACCTGGCTGTAATATTCAGGCACCGTTTGaaggatcaggtgtgttagaatAAGGGTGGacctaaactctgcagggtgataaatctccaggaccaggttgTTGCACCAAGGCCTTGGAGGGTCATTGCTTCATTCAGTGAAAAATCAGTTCTACACAATGTTTCTCCATACCCGGAATGCTGTTGATCTCCCAAGACATGCTTGTTAGCATGGTGATAACTGCAAGCCTAAATCATTACAAACTCACCCTAGAACTGTGTGgagtaatctctaatagacttgttTAGTTTAAATATCACATTCTATTATTTTAAAGGTCCTTCAGAACATGGTGCACTGTGCTGACCTCAGTAACCCCACCAAACCTCTGGAGATTTACCGGCAGTGGACTGACCGCATTATGGTGGAGTTCTTCAcccagggagacagagagagggacagagggatgGAGATTAGCCCCATGTGTGACAAACACAATGCCTCCATCGAGAAATCACAGGTCAGTATCCAGTTGGTCTGTGGCTTCACAGAGGGATAAGACATATATACAGATGTCCCAAAAGTCATGGAATAGCAGTATGTAAATTGATTATGATGTGGTGTTACCTCCGGTGTCAGCTTAGGAATGTCCATAACTGTATAAGTTGTGAAATGTTATCTTGTGAGTGAGGTTGAACACTGGCCAACATGCTCATGGCAAGGGAACATGAATTGTCAGAGTTCCAGGGACAAATGGGACATTCCATTTCTGAAGTTGTGCATGTATTTAACATTCCTTGATCCACAGTGTCACATGTGTACAGGgaatttagaatttagaaccatttgccaactgtgttttgcacactgttgaattagacctccacatttaacccatacgtacagtgaaacacccacatgcatgcacactagtgaacacagacactagggggcagtgagcacacttgcccagagtggtgggcagccctatccgcagagCCTGGGGAGCaaatgggggttaggtgccttgctcaagggctctttagtcatgtactgtcagccgaggggatcaaaccagtgaccttccagttACAGGGCTGGgtacctaacctccagcccacgactacaCCAAAGAAGGCATTAGCACCCACAGTGGACAGCGCAGTGGATGCCCACAGGTGCTTAATGATCATGACCAGCGTCTAGCTTCAATTGTTCATGCAAACAGACAAGCGACTCTGGCAGAAATCACATCCAAATTCAATGCAGGAAGCCCCACACGCATATCCCACAGGTCAATGCAGTGTTCTATAGTTTCCATGGGATATGGGAGCAGAAGACCCACCAGAGTGCATCTGTGTCCCGGACACAACGTTTCACCAGGGTTTGTGAGATTGCCAACTGGACCCATGAAGACTGGAAAAAATGTGGTATGCGatcagtgggcagccctatccacagcaccctggaagcagttgggggttaggtgtcttgctcaagggcacttcagtcatgtactgtcagctcaggggattgaaaTCGATGGAATCGATGCCACGTTGAGTTGCAGCACTTGAGTTGCTGGGCTACAGGGGGTCCTACATGATACTAGCTCCTGTCCTGACTTTTGGCCCATCAGTGTATAGTTTGTGCAGTTAGTtgtttatcgctgctgtcagaagaaaaccttgtatcgccagtatttttcagttttagacataatttgaaaacacctgttactctttacattgtgtgtatattttatgaagaagggaccaaaataaatggctcaaaatgacttggaaaaaattctggtaccagtgacttacattaaaagtaaagtaggttttttccttctcctgtgaagttaccattttggagatacaagtttttgcTCCAACAACAGCGCTATGTAGACAGACTCAGATTAAGCCACAATTGACATCACAGTTTAGTTCAaaactaggcttaatccatgtcctGTAAACTGGCCCTCTATTTCTGATCTGTTTATAGTTCTTTATTGATGGCAGTGTCTGTACTGACTACAGTGATGTTTGTTGTTCCAGGTGGGGTTTATTGATTACATTGTGCACCCTCTTTGGGAGACGTGGGCAGATTTGGTCCATCCTGATGCTCAGGACATCCTGGACACTCTGGAGGATAACCGGGAGTTCTACCAGAGTCTGATCCCTCACAGCCCCACCATCGCACATGAGGAGAAGAGCCTGAGCCGAGGGGCAGGTGGTGGGTCCGGAGGGGCCGGTGGGACTGGAGGTCCAGGGGAGAAGTTCCAGCTTGTTCTGACACTTGAGGAGGAAGGAGAGACAGACGCAGAGAGTCCAGACAGTCCAGAGGAAGAAACAGAAACTGGACAGGACTGGACTGAGACAGACCCCAATCAGAAGCCCAAAGCTCTTCACAGCCAGCGCGTTGATACCTCAGATAGCAATGATGAGGATGGAGAACTTGACCAAGAAGGGAAAAGTGTGAGGCTGGGAACGTAACACTGAAAATTTTGTTCTTCCTGTTGATTTTTTCTTctgttcctcttcctccttTCAACCATGCACTGACACTGGGGTCACCAGCCCTCAAGGAACTGATTGAGACCTCCTGGAACTATAAGATTCTGTCCTTGAGATTTTTAgcagttttaatattttaaacttCATAGTCAGAGTACTGTAGCTTTTACACCACAGTGTTGATAGAAAGGCAGAGTGTTCTTTGTGTGATCTTGTAATGGGAGTACACAATTGCGGGCAAAGTGCACAGCTAACACAGCTCCCCCAGGCTTTCTATCCAAGCGCACCTTTAACGTCACTTACTCTGTGAGCGACAGAAGTAGAACCTTTACCTCCTGTCCAGTAAATCTAAAGCATCAAGTTAAAGCAGAGTGCTCTTTAGCTTTAGACAACATCACTGAACTGAATACTTTTCCCTTAATGAGGTCATTTTGAATGTGTACCTGCCTCATCTCTACATGtgacatgaagtcatttttgggGACGTTTCAGTCGTGCTAGTTTACCACCAC encodes:
- the pde4ca gene encoding cAMP-specific 3',5'-cyclic phosphodiesterase 4C isoform X1 — translated: MNKDSRFPRKTGYSTRRHSCIGFDAENGLCLGRSSMDPQGGSGSGLVLQASVPHSQRRESFLYRSDSDFDLSPKATSRNSSAASELEESLKHWEVNWLSRHGEDMIVTPFAQVLASLRTVRNNFAILTYQQDRVPGKRSSGNPSMCKTSLPEEPVQQLAVETLEELDWCLEQLETLKTRNSVSQMASNKFKRMLSRELTQLSETSRSGNQVSEYISSTFLEKQHDLELISPLPKDKEKKKRPMSQISGVKKPTSTHSRNVSIPRFGVSTDQEEQLAKELEEIHKWGVDIFKISEYSGNRPLTVTMYTVFQERDLLKNFKIPADTFITFMMALEENYRADVAYHNSIHAADVVQSTNVLLSTPALEAVFTDLEILAALFASAIHDVDHPGVSNQFLINTNSELALMYNDSSVLENHHLAVGFKLLQEENCDIFQNLSKKQRQSLRKIVIDMVLATDMSKHMNLLADLKTMVETKKVTSLGVLLLDNYSDRIQVLQNMVHCADLSNPTKPLEIYRQWTDRIMVEFFTQGDRERDRGMEISPMCDKHNASIEKSQVGFIDYIVHPLWETWADLVHPDAQDILDTLEDNREFYQSLIPHSPTIAHEEKSLSRGAGGGSGGAGGTGGPGEKFQLVLTLEEEGETDAESPDSPEEETETGQDWTETDPNQKPKALHSQRVDTSDSNDEDGELDQEGKSVRLGT
- the pde4ca gene encoding cAMP-specific 3',5'-cyclic phosphodiesterase 4C isoform X2, whose product is MDPQGGSGSGLVLQASVPHSQRRESFLYRSDSDFDLSPKATSRNSSAASELEESLKHWEVNWLSRHGEDMIVTPFAQVLASLRTVRNNFAILTYQQDRVPGKRSSGNPSMCKTSLPEEPVQQLAVETLEELDWCLEQLETLKTRNSVSQMASNKFKRMLSRELTQLSETSRSGNQVSEYISSTFLEKQHDLELISPLPKDKEKKKRPMSQISGVKKPTSTHSRNVSIPRFGVSTDQEEQLAKELEEIHKWGVDIFKISEYSGNRPLTVTMYTVFQERDLLKNFKIPADTFITFMMALEENYRADVAYHNSIHAADVVQSTNVLLSTPALEAVFTDLEILAALFASAIHDVDHPGVSNQFLINTNSELALMYNDSSVLENHHLAVGFKLLQEENCDIFQNLSKKQRQSLRKIVIDMVLATDMSKHMNLLADLKTMVETKKVTSLGVLLLDNYSDRIQVLQNMVHCADLSNPTKPLEIYRQWTDRIMVEFFTQGDRERDRGMEISPMCDKHNASIEKSQVGFIDYIVHPLWETWADLVHPDAQDILDTLEDNREFYQSLIPHSPTIAHEEKSLSRGAGGGSGGAGGTGGPGEKFQLVLTLEEEGETDAESPDSPEEETETGQDWTETDPNQKPKALHSQRVDTSDSNDEDGELDQEGKSVRLGT